DNA sequence from the Bombus pyrosoma isolate SC7728 linkage group LG12, ASM1482585v1, whole genome shotgun sequence genome:
GTCCTGCTTTATCCAATACAATCATAGAAAGTGTATCTagagttataaaataaaatgagattTGTACAGTATTAGcagtaagaaataaatatttgattaagtTGCACAAACCATTTTGAATTGATGATGAATTAAGCAAACCATCCACTAAAAAGTTTGTTGTGTTAGTGGGactaaatatttgtaatggCGTTTGTGCCTGTGGCAGTGTAGATGTAGATGTAGGTGCACTTAAATCCAAACTACCAAGTAGATCCAAAAGATCATTATTGTTTACTGTATTTGTTGAATTAGAAGGTGGACTTTTATTTGATACAGAAGATGTCATTCCTAAGTCGGCGGTTCCCAGCAAATCTAGAAGTGCActctagaaaaatataaaaaacattaaactctgttaattaaatatacaaaaatttcatatattttgcTGTGcagattatttaattcaaattataattcttataaacTGTTCGATGCAAACTTACTGAATCAGATGGTGGAGTACTCGCTTCCAAAACTGAAGATTTATCTTCTTCTGGTTCTGGTTCACCATTTACCATACCAATAATTCCATTAGCTTGTGGTCTAGCAGTTTCCATAGGAGGCATTCTTTCAAGTAATGCAGGTCGTAAATGGTCATATTTTCTGAACAACTGTGAAAATTCGATACCTCGTTGTTGCAATTCTATATGTAAATTGCTTCCAAATGTATCAATTATTTGAcgaatttttctgaaatacatataaggcttatgtaaataattatttaagaaaaataaatgcaaaacataataatatagtacCAGTAATAATTACTCATTCAGCAATACTTACTCATTACCCTTCTGAAATCTTGTGCTAAGTTTTGTGAGagataataatgtatattgtTTCGTGACTACTGTATTTTGTGGACTCCAGAGTAACCTTTGATAAACATCAATAACTTCATCTTCTgttaactaataataaaagaaaaagatatacatatattaattatttaatactttttaactatcttaattttatcataaagaATGGAGAGTAAGCATATACAGATATAGATAGTGTCCAGCATACGTACATTGACAGGAGTATCTATATCTTCTGATGGTGGTCCATATAGTAATAAATCACCATATTCACCAATACACCATGTTGCTACTTGAGCCAAAGGTTGCTTATCGGATGTATCTTTTTCCAGTGCTCTCCACAATGCACTGACAGCATAGCTTTGCTGTGATTGGGTTTCTGAAATTAACTGAATGGTGCATGCTACTACATCATCTCGAACATAATTACCAGCctagaaacaagaaaattacaatgatgaagattgaaaataactataaattgtgaaatatatgtaaaattaatgtaataaatttcatacagCAACAAGAACTTTGAATAACGTTTCAAGATGCCAACGTTTATTTGGTGCAAATCTTTCGGCAGACATTACTATGTTACTACTACATTGCGCTTTAAATTCTGGATCAGCACGTTCCAAAAAAAGTAATAACTCTTTCATCATGTTCCTAATATTGTTTGAATTTACAAGTGCAAAACTAAGTTCCATAGCTCGTCTTCTAATCGATACATCCGGGTCTTTTAGACACTCctgagaaacaaaaaatgaaagaaatattcagtaatatagtaatatcaaatataaagatatgaaataacatGATAAACATTACCAGGATTGTTGAGCGATGTCTTTGTACTGCACTTGTATCTACATAAACTGTTTTTAATAACGTATTCAAAGCAACATATCGGATGTTcttatcgttatttaataaaaatcgacCTAATATATTCACTGCTAACACTCTCAGTCCACTTTCAGATTTTATATCCATAATAGATAATACAGTTTCATATAATATAGTGTTTCCAACATTTTTGCTAGTTTCTGTATTAGTTGCAACTTGTGCAAGTATATCGTTCATTGCTTCGGATGCATCGATATCATTACGTCCCAAAATTCGAAGGAgacgtaatatttttacttgaaGGAACGGATCAGATACTCCAGATACATCATGTTCTGGAGAATATCCAGctagtatcaaattttttaagatCCTCACAAGATTTGGCACAatctgaaataataattttatttttattgaataatatattatttacacaaTTTTATGTAAACAAAGTTTAACCGAGAAATCTGTAAACATATAccaataaacaaattataatagaatGACAATGCATAGTTCCATTAAAAACTTTTATGAAGTTATCAAAAagcaatatttaattctagatacaaaaataaagatatacattgttatatttaagaaactgATATAAGCTGCTAAGAAAGATCACAAAGTAACatcaattatattacattatttgtGCACAAACAGATACATCTTAACATCCATAATATAACTAATATAACTAGAAAGATATTCAATAACTGTGCctcatataattaaaatacattcttATACAAACATATGttcaataaaaaagtaaaatattaaaatgttatttataaaaattcaattaatattaaatatgcatTTATTGAAAGTATTTCATGTTATAGgtactataattttaaaatacatgcACGTGTtttcatattacattattttatattgattttgtattagtaaatcatttaatataaataatcaagtatctt
Encoded proteins:
- the LOC122573669 gene encoding AP-1 complex subunit gamma-1 isoform X9 → MASIKQAFNEAVERVRMPAPTRLRDLIRQIRAARTAAEERTVVNKECAYIRSTFREEDSVWRCRNIAKLLYIHMLGYPAHFGQLECLKLIASPRFTDKRIGYLGAMLLLDERQDVHLLITNCLKNDLNSSTQFVIGLALCTLGAIASPEMARDLASEVERLMKSANAYIRKKAALCAFRIIRRVPELMEMFLPATRSLITEKNHGVLITGVTLITEMCENSVDTLNHFKKECGHREIVPNLVRILKNLILAGYSPEHDVSGVSDPFLQVKILRLLRILGRNDIDASEAMNDILAQVATNTETSKNVGNTILYETVLSIMDIKSESGLRVLAVNILGRFLLNNDKNIRYVALNTLLKTVYVDTSAVQRHRSTILECLKDPDVSIRRRAMELSFALVNSNNIRNMMKELLLFLERADPEFKAQCSSNIVMSAERFAPNKRWHLETLFKVLVAAGNYVRDDVVACTIQLISETQSQQSYAVSALWRALEKDTSDKQPLAQVATWCIGEYGDLLLYGPPSEDIDTPVNLTEDEVIDVYQRLLWSPQNTVVTKQYTLLSLTKLSTRFQKGNEKIRQIIDTFGSNLHIELQQRGIEFSQLFRKYDHLRPALLERMPPMETARPQANGIIGMVNGEPEPEEDKSSVLEASTPPSDSSALLDLLGTADLGMTSSVSNKSPPSNSTNTVNNNDLLDLLGSLDLSAPTSTSTLPQAQTPLQIFSPTNTTNFLVDGLLNSSSIQNDTLSMIVLDKAGLKITFKLERPPDIADLLIINMSAQNSGSAILTDFLFQAAVPKTFQLQMLSPSSTVIPPSGQVTQVLKVTNINKVPLRMRLRISYTGPTGPVLEQTEVNNFPSLTLQ
- the LOC122573669 gene encoding AP-1 complex subunit gamma-1 isoform X10, whose amino-acid sequence is MLQNTVRMPAPTRLRDLIRQIRAARTAAEERTVVNKECAYIRSTFREEDSVWRCRNIAKLLYIHMLGYPAHFGQLECLKLIASPRFTDKRIGYLGAMLLLDERQDVHLLITNCLKNDLNSSTQFVIGLALCTLGAIASPEMARDLASEVERLMKSANAYIRKKAALCAFRIIRRVPELMEMFLPATRSLITEKNHGVLITGVTLITEMCENSVDTLNHFKKECGHREIVPNLVRILKNLILAGYSPEHDVSGVSDPFLQVKILRLLRILGRNDIDASEAMNDILAQVATNTETSKNVGNTILYETVLSIMDIKSESGLRVLAVNILGRFLLNNDKNIRYVALNTLLKTVYVDTSAVQRHRSTILECLKDPDVSIRRRAMELSFALVNSNNIRNMMKELLLFLERADPEFKAQCSSNIVMSAERFAPNKRWHLETLFKVLVAAGNYVRDDVVACTIQLISETQSQQSYAVSALWRALEKDTSDKQPLAQVATWCIGEYGDLLLYGPPSEDIDTPVNLTEDEVIDVYQRLLWSPQNTVVTKQYTLLSLTKLSTRFQKGNEKIRQIIDTFGSNLHIELQQRGIEFSQLFRKYDHLRPALLERMPPMETARPQANGIIGMVNGEPEPEEDKSSVLEASTPPSDSSALLDLLGTADLGMTSSVSNKSPPSNSTNTVNNNDLLDLLGSLDLSAPTSTSTLPQAQTPLQIFSPTNTTNFLVDGLLNSSSIQNDTLSMIVLDKAGLKITFKLERPPDIADLLIINMSAQNSGSAILTDFLFQAAVPKTFQLQMLSPSSTVIPPSGQVTQVLKVTNINKVPLRMRLRISYTGPTGPVLEQTEVNNFPSLTLQ
- the LOC122573669 gene encoding AP-1 complex subunit gamma-1 isoform X8, translated to MASIKQAFNEAVERVSTVRMPAPTRLRDLIRQIRAARTAAEERTVVNKECAYIRSTFREEDSVWRCRNIAKLLYIHMLGYPAHFGQLECLKLIASPRFTDKRIGYLGAMLLLDERQDVHLLITNCLKNDLNSSTQFVIGLALCTLGAIASPEMARDLASEVERLMKSANAYIRKKAALCAFRIIRRVPELMEMFLPATRSLITEKNHGVLITGVTLITEMCENSVDTLNHFKKECGHREIVPNLVRILKNLILAGYSPEHDVSGVSDPFLQVKILRLLRILGRNDIDASEAMNDILAQVATNTETSKNVGNTILYETVLSIMDIKSESGLRVLAVNILGRFLLNNDKNIRYVALNTLLKTVYVDTSAVQRHRSTILECLKDPDVSIRRRAMELSFALVNSNNIRNMMKELLLFLERADPEFKAQCSSNIVMSAERFAPNKRWHLETLFKVLVAAGNYVRDDVVACTIQLISETQSQQSYAVSALWRALEKDTSDKQPLAQVATWCIGEYGDLLLYGPPSEDIDTPVNLTEDEVIDVYQRLLWSPQNTVVTKQYTLLSLTKLSTRFQKGNEKIRQIIDTFGSNLHIELQQRGIEFSQLFRKYDHLRPALLERMPPMETARPQANGIIGMVNGEPEPEEDKSSVLEASTPPSDSSALLDLLGTADLGMTSSVSNKSPPSNSTNTVNNNDLLDLLGSLDLSAPTSTSTLPQAQTPLQIFSPTNTTNFLVDGLLNSSSIQNDTLSMIVLDKAGLKITFKLERPPDIADLLIINMSAQNSGSAILTDFLFQAAVPKTFQLQMLSPSSTVIPPSGQVTQVLKVTNINKVPLRMRLRISYTGPTGPVLEQTEVNNFPSLTLQ
- the LOC122573669 gene encoding AP-1 complex subunit gamma-1 isoform X3, whose product is MWTYYESEDWSVLPPELNRRFNPAFNMASIKQAFNEAVERVSTVRMPAPTRLRDLIRQIRAARTAAEERTVVNKECAYIRSTFREEDSVWRCRNIAKLLYIHMLGYPAHFGQLECLKLIASPRFTDKRIGYLGAMLLLDERQDVHLLITNCLKNDLNSSTQFVIGLALCTLGAIASPEMARDLASEVERLMKSANAYIRKKAALCAFRIIRRVPELMEMFLPATRSLITEKNHGVLITGVTLITEMCENSVDTLNHFKKIVPNLVRILKNLILAGYSPEHDVSGVSDPFLQVKILRLLRILGRNDIDASEAMNDILAQVATNTETSKNVGNTILYETVLSIMDIKSESGLRVLAVNILGRFLLNNDKNIRYVALNTLLKTVYVDTSAVQRHRSTILECLKDPDVSIRRRAMELSFALVNSNNIRNMMKELLLFLERADPEFKAQCSSNIVMSAERFAPNKRWHLETLFKVLVAAGNYVRDDVVACTIQLISETQSQQSYAVSALWRALEKDTSDKQPLAQVATWCIGEYGDLLLYGPPSEDIDTPVNLTEDEVIDVYQRLLWSPQNTVVTKQYTLLSLTKLSTRFQKGNEKIRQIIDTFGSNLHIELQQRGIEFSQLFRKYDHLRPALLERMPPMETARPQANGIIGMVNGEPEPEEDKSSVLEASTPPSDSSALLDLLGTADLGMTSSVSNKSPPSNSTNTVNNNDLLDLLGSLDLSAPTSTSTLPQAQTPLQIFSPTNTTNFLVDGLLNSSSIQNDTLSMIVLDKAGLKITFKLERPPDIADLLIINMSAQNSGSAILTDFLFQAAVPKTFQLQMLSPSSTVIPPSGQVTQVLKVTNINKVPLRMRLRISYTGPTGPVLEQTEVNNFPSLTLQ
- the LOC122573669 gene encoding AP-1 complex subunit gamma-1 isoform X11 codes for the protein MPAPTRLRDLIRQIRAARTAAEERTVVNKECAYIRSTFREEDSVWRCRNIAKLLYIHMLGYPAHFGQLECLKLIASPRFTDKRIGYLGAMLLLDERQDVHLLITNCLKNDLNSSTQFVIGLALCTLGAIASPEMARDLASEVERLMKSANAYIRKKAALCAFRIIRRVPELMEMFLPATRSLITEKNHGVLITGVTLITEMCENSVDTLNHFKKECGHREIVPNLVRILKNLILAGYSPEHDVSGVSDPFLQVKILRLLRILGRNDIDASEAMNDILAQVATNTETSKNVGNTILYETVLSIMDIKSESGLRVLAVNILGRFLLNNDKNIRYVALNTLLKTVYVDTSAVQRHRSTILECLKDPDVSIRRRAMELSFALVNSNNIRNMMKELLLFLERADPEFKAQCSSNIVMSAERFAPNKRWHLETLFKVLVAAGNYVRDDVVACTIQLISETQSQQSYAVSALWRALEKDTSDKQPLAQVATWCIGEYGDLLLYGPPSEDIDTPVNLTEDEVIDVYQRLLWSPQNTVVTKQYTLLSLTKLSTRFQKGNEKIRQIIDTFGSNLHIELQQRGIEFSQLFRKYDHLRPALLERMPPMETARPQANGIIGMVNGEPEPEEDKSSVLEASTPPSDSSALLDLLGTADLGMTSSVSNKSPPSNSTNTVNNNDLLDLLGSLDLSAPTSTSTLPQAQTPLQIFSPTNTTNFLVDGLLNSSSIQNDTLSMIVLDKAGLKITFKLERPPDIADLLIINMSAQNSGSAILTDFLFQAAVPKTFQLQMLSPSSTVIPPSGQVTQVLKVTNINKVPLRMRLRISYTGPTGPVLEQTEVNNFPSLTLQ
- the LOC122573669 gene encoding AP-1 complex subunit gamma-1 isoform X6, with product MNASEHGFNPAFNMASIKQAFNEAVERVRMPAPTRLRDLIRQIRAARTAAEERTVVNKECAYIRSTFREEDSVWRCRNIAKLLYIHMLGYPAHFGQLECLKLIASPRFTDKRIGYLGAMLLLDERQDVHLLITNCLKNDLNSSTQFVIGLALCTLGAIASPEMARDLASEVERLMKSANAYIRKKAALCAFRIIRRVPELMEMFLPATRSLITEKNHGVLITGVTLITEMCENSVDTLNHFKKECGHREIVPNLVRILKNLILAGYSPEHDVSGVSDPFLQVKILRLLRILGRNDIDASEAMNDILAQVATNTETSKNVGNTILYETVLSIMDIKSESGLRVLAVNILGRFLLNNDKNIRYVALNTLLKTVYVDTSAVQRHRSTILECLKDPDVSIRRRAMELSFALVNSNNIRNMMKELLLFLERADPEFKAQCSSNIVMSAERFAPNKRWHLETLFKVLVAAGNYVRDDVVACTIQLISETQSQQSYAVSALWRALEKDTSDKQPLAQVATWCIGEYGDLLLYGPPSEDIDTPVNLTEDEVIDVYQRLLWSPQNTVVTKQYTLLSLTKLSTRFQKGNEKIRQIIDTFGSNLHIELQQRGIEFSQLFRKYDHLRPALLERMPPMETARPQANGIIGMVNGEPEPEEDKSSVLEASTPPSDSSALLDLLGTADLGMTSSVSNKSPPSNSTNTVNNNDLLDLLGSLDLSAPTSTSTLPQAQTPLQIFSPTNTTNFLVDGLLNSSSIQNDTLSMIVLDKAGLKITFKLERPPDIADLLIINMSAQNSGSAILTDFLFQAAVPKTFQLQMLSPSSTVIPPSGQVTQVLKVTNINKVPLRMRLRISYTGPTGPVLEQTEVNNFPSLTLQ
- the LOC122573669 gene encoding AP-1 complex subunit gamma-1 isoform X7 → MNASEHGFNPAFNMASIKQAFNEAVERVRMPAPTRLRDLIRQIRAARTAAEERTVVNKECAYIRSTFREEDSVWRCRNIAKLLYIHMLGYPAHFGQLECLKLIASPRFTDKRIGYLGAMLLLDERQDVHLLITNCLKNDLNSSTQFVIGLALCTLGAIASPEMARDLASEVERLMKSANAYIRKKAALCAFRIIRRVPELMEMFLPATRSLITEKNHGVLITGVTLITEMCENSVDTLNHFKKIVPNLVRILKNLILAGYSPEHDVSGVSDPFLQVKILRLLRILGRNDIDASEAMNDILAQVATNTETSKNVGNTILYETVLSIMDIKSESGLRVLAVNILGRFLLNNDKNIRYVALNTLLKTVYVDTSAVQRHRSTILECLKDPDVSIRRRAMELSFALVNSNNIRNMMKELLLFLERADPEFKAQCSSNIVMSAERFAPNKRWHLETLFKVLVAAGNYVRDDVVACTIQLISETQSQQSYAVSALWRALEKDTSDKQPLAQVATWCIGEYGDLLLYGPPSEDIDTPVNLTEDEVIDVYQRLLWSPQNTVVTKQYTLLSLTKLSTRFQKGNEKIRQIIDTFGSNLHIELQQRGIEFSQLFRKYDHLRPALLERMPPMETARPQANGIIGMVNGEPEPEEDKSSVLEASTPPSDSSALLDLLGTADLGMTSSVSNKSPPSNSTNTVNNNDLLDLLGSLDLSAPTSTSTLPQAQTPLQIFSPTNTTNFLVDGLLNSSSIQNDTLSMIVLDKAGLKITFKLERPPDIADLLIINMSAQNSGSAILTDFLFQAAVPKTFQLQMLSPSSTVIPPSGQVTQVLKVTNINKVPLRMRLRISYTGPTGPVLEQTEVNNFPSLTLQ
- the LOC122573669 gene encoding AP-1 complex subunit gamma-1 isoform X4; the protein is MWTYYESEDWSVLPPELNRRFNPAFNMASIKQAFNEAVERVRMPAPTRLRDLIRQIRAARTAAEERTVVNKECAYIRSTFREEDSVWRCRNIAKLLYIHMLGYPAHFGQLECLKLIASPRFTDKRIGYLGAMLLLDERQDVHLLITNCLKNDLNSSTQFVIGLALCTLGAIASPEMARDLASEVERLMKSANAYIRKKAALCAFRIIRRVPELMEMFLPATRSLITEKNHGVLITGVTLITEMCENSVDTLNHFKKIVPNLVRILKNLILAGYSPEHDVSGVSDPFLQVKILRLLRILGRNDIDASEAMNDILAQVATNTETSKNVGNTILYETVLSIMDIKSESGLRVLAVNILGRFLLNNDKNIRYVALNTLLKTVYVDTSAVQRHRSTILECLKDPDVSIRRRAMELSFALVNSNNIRNMMKELLLFLERADPEFKAQCSSNIVMSAERFAPNKRWHLETLFKVLVAAGNYVRDDVVACTIQLISETQSQQSYAVSALWRALEKDTSDKQPLAQVATWCIGEYGDLLLYGPPSEDIDTPVNLTEDEVIDVYQRLLWSPQNTVVTKQYTLLSLTKLSTRFQKGNEKIRQIIDTFGSNLHIELQQRGIEFSQLFRKYDHLRPALLERMPPMETARPQANGIIGMVNGEPEPEEDKSSVLEASTPPSDSSALLDLLGTADLGMTSSVSNKSPPSNSTNTVNNNDLLDLLGSLDLSAPTSTSTLPQAQTPLQIFSPTNTTNFLVDGLLNSSSIQNDTLSMIVLDKAGLKITFKLERPPDIADLLIINMSAQNSGSAILTDFLFQAAVPKTFQLQMLSPSSTVIPPSGQVTQVLKVTNINKVPLRMRLRISYTGPTGPVLEQTEVNNFPSLTLQ
- the LOC122573669 gene encoding AP-1 complex subunit gamma-1 isoform X2; protein product: MWTYYESEDWSVLPPELNRRFNPAFNMASIKQAFNEAVERVRMPAPTRLRDLIRQIRAARTAAEERTVVNKECAYIRSTFREEDSVWRCRNIAKLLYIHMLGYPAHFGQLECLKLIASPRFTDKRIGYLGAMLLLDERQDVHLLITNCLKNDLNSSTQFVIGLALCTLGAIASPEMARDLASEVERLMKSANAYIRKKAALCAFRIIRRVPELMEMFLPATRSLITEKNHGVLITGVTLITEMCENSVDTLNHFKKECGHREIVPNLVRILKNLILAGYSPEHDVSGVSDPFLQVKILRLLRILGRNDIDASEAMNDILAQVATNTETSKNVGNTILYETVLSIMDIKSESGLRVLAVNILGRFLLNNDKNIRYVALNTLLKTVYVDTSAVQRHRSTILECLKDPDVSIRRRAMELSFALVNSNNIRNMMKELLLFLERADPEFKAQCSSNIVMSAERFAPNKRWHLETLFKVLVAAGNYVRDDVVACTIQLISETQSQQSYAVSALWRALEKDTSDKQPLAQVATWCIGEYGDLLLYGPPSEDIDTPVNLTEDEVIDVYQRLLWSPQNTVVTKQYTLLSLTKLSTRFQKGNEKIRQIIDTFGSNLHIELQQRGIEFSQLFRKYDHLRPALLERMPPMETARPQANGIIGMVNGEPEPEEDKSSVLEASTPPSDSSALLDLLGTADLGMTSSVSNKSPPSNSTNTVNNNDLLDLLGSLDLSAPTSTSTLPQAQTPLQIFSPTNTTNFLVDGLLNSSSIQNDTLSMIVLDKAGLKITFKLERPPDIADLLIINMSAQNSGSAILTDFLFQAAVPKTFQLQMLSPSSTVIPPSGQVTQVLKVTNINKVPLRMRLRISYTGPTGPVLEQTEVNNFPSLTLQ
- the LOC122573669 gene encoding AP-1 complex subunit gamma-1 isoform X1, with protein sequence MWTYYESEDWSVLPPELNRRFNPAFNMASIKQAFNEAVERVSTVRMPAPTRLRDLIRQIRAARTAAEERTVVNKECAYIRSTFREEDSVWRCRNIAKLLYIHMLGYPAHFGQLECLKLIASPRFTDKRIGYLGAMLLLDERQDVHLLITNCLKNDLNSSTQFVIGLALCTLGAIASPEMARDLASEVERLMKSANAYIRKKAALCAFRIIRRVPELMEMFLPATRSLITEKNHGVLITGVTLITEMCENSVDTLNHFKKECGHREIVPNLVRILKNLILAGYSPEHDVSGVSDPFLQVKILRLLRILGRNDIDASEAMNDILAQVATNTETSKNVGNTILYETVLSIMDIKSESGLRVLAVNILGRFLLNNDKNIRYVALNTLLKTVYVDTSAVQRHRSTILECLKDPDVSIRRRAMELSFALVNSNNIRNMMKELLLFLERADPEFKAQCSSNIVMSAERFAPNKRWHLETLFKVLVAAGNYVRDDVVACTIQLISETQSQQSYAVSALWRALEKDTSDKQPLAQVATWCIGEYGDLLLYGPPSEDIDTPVNLTEDEVIDVYQRLLWSPQNTVVTKQYTLLSLTKLSTRFQKGNEKIRQIIDTFGSNLHIELQQRGIEFSQLFRKYDHLRPALLERMPPMETARPQANGIIGMVNGEPEPEEDKSSVLEASTPPSDSSALLDLLGTADLGMTSSVSNKSPPSNSTNTVNNNDLLDLLGSLDLSAPTSTSTLPQAQTPLQIFSPTNTTNFLVDGLLNSSSIQNDTLSMIVLDKAGLKITFKLERPPDIADLLIINMSAQNSGSAILTDFLFQAAVPKTFQLQMLSPSSTVIPPSGQVTQVLKVTNINKVPLRMRLRISYTGPTGPVLEQTEVNNFPSLTLQ
- the LOC122573669 gene encoding AP-1 complex subunit gamma-1 isoform X5, with translation MNASEHGFNPAFNMASIKQAFNEAVERVSTVRMPAPTRLRDLIRQIRAARTAAEERTVVNKECAYIRSTFREEDSVWRCRNIAKLLYIHMLGYPAHFGQLECLKLIASPRFTDKRIGYLGAMLLLDERQDVHLLITNCLKNDLNSSTQFVIGLALCTLGAIASPEMARDLASEVERLMKSANAYIRKKAALCAFRIIRRVPELMEMFLPATRSLITEKNHGVLITGVTLITEMCENSVDTLNHFKKECGHREIVPNLVRILKNLILAGYSPEHDVSGVSDPFLQVKILRLLRILGRNDIDASEAMNDILAQVATNTETSKNVGNTILYETVLSIMDIKSESGLRVLAVNILGRFLLNNDKNIRYVALNTLLKTVYVDTSAVQRHRSTILECLKDPDVSIRRRAMELSFALVNSNNIRNMMKELLLFLERADPEFKAQCSSNIVMSAERFAPNKRWHLETLFKVLVAAGNYVRDDVVACTIQLISETQSQQSYAVSALWRALEKDTSDKQPLAQVATWCIGEYGDLLLYGPPSEDIDTPVNLTEDEVIDVYQRLLWSPQNTVVTKQYTLLSLTKLSTRFQKGNEKIRQIIDTFGSNLHIELQQRGIEFSQLFRKYDHLRPALLERMPPMETARPQANGIIGMVNGEPEPEEDKSSVLEASTPPSDSSALLDLLGTADLGMTSSVSNKSPPSNSTNTVNNNDLLDLLGSLDLSAPTSTSTLPQAQTPLQIFSPTNTTNFLVDGLLNSSSIQNDTLSMIVLDKAGLKITFKLERPPDIADLLIINMSAQNSGSAILTDFLFQAAVPKTFQLQMLSPSSTVIPPSGQVTQVLKVTNINKVPLRMRLRISYTGPTGPVLEQTEVNNFPSLTLQ